The Amycolatopsis umgeniensis DNA segment ACCGCTCGGCCCAGCGGGCCCGGAACTCGGGGTCGGTGCGCAGCCGCCGGGAGACCTCCAGGCGCGTGCCGAGCCAGTCGGCGGGGTGCTCGCTGCGGTTCGACAGCAGGTCTCGCATCACCTGGACGAGGCCCTGTTCGGCGACGACGTCGGCCATGCGGACCGCGTCGTCCTCGGCCAAGGCCAGGAAGAGGGACTCTTTGTCGCGGAAGTGGTGGAAGATCGCCCCGCGGGAAAGTCCGGTGGCTTCCTCGAGTCGCCGGACGGTGGCACCCTCGTAGCCGTAGCGTGCGAAGCACACGCGGGAGCCGTCGAGGATCTGGCGCCGGCGTGCGTCGAGGTGATCCTGGCTGACCCGTGGCATCCTGGAATCCTGTCACCGGGAACCGGGTTATTGCAATCCGTACGTACGTACTGTGACCAGATCGCGGGATGATTGATCCGTCCGGGAACCTTGCGGCCGCGAAACACGTCCGATCACTCGGCCGGATCGGCTGACACGCCGTCGGCCGCTTGGCTACTCTTTGTCCATCACGGTGAGTGAGTGCTGAGGGGAAGGTGCGGGCGTGAACATCATCGGCGACGCCGCGAGCGCGATCAAGGCCGTCTGGGGTGACCTCACCACGCCGAAGGAACCGACCGTTTACGGCGGTGGGGGCGGCGGGGGCGGCGGGTTCGAGATGAGCCCGGAGGAACTGAAGACCGTCATCGGTCTGTGGGAAGACGAGCTGAAGAAGGTCGTCGACGACGGCGACAAGATCGACCTCATCGTCGGTGACCTGATGCCGCCGGGGCAGGACGAGGCCAGCGCCAGCTATGTGAACTCCGGCGTCGACTCCCTGTTGTCCCTGCAAAAACAGAACGAGTCGATGAGGGCCTACATCGAGGGCTACATCGCCAAACTCGAAGTCGCCCGTTCGAAGACCATGGCCACCGACCAGGCCAACACCCTGCGCACGACCTGAGGATGCCGAACGTGTTGAGGAATCGCGCCGCGGTGGCGGCGCTCGTGTTCGTTTCCGTCGCGGCCGCCGGGTGCACCGGGGAGACTCCTGGTACAGCTACGCCGACCCCGGGAACCTCGTCGGCGTCTTCCGCGGGACCGGAGGATCCGAACGTCCCGAAGGTGGCGATTCCACTGGACGCTTCGGCGTACGTCGGTGACGTCTGCAAGCTGCTCTCGCCCGCCGCGGCTGCGGAACTGGGGTTCTCCGCGCCAGGTGAATCGAAGAGCGAAGGCAGCAATCCAGGTTGTAGCTGGCAGATTCGCGGCAAGGCCGACAGCCTGCTGATCATCCTCGGCAGTGGGAACCGTGAAAAGGGCATGGGCGGTCTGGCCGGCCTGCACAAGGCCAAGAAAGCCGGGCAACTGAGGTTCTTGGAGCCCGGCCCCGAGGTCG contains these protein-coding regions:
- a CDS encoding TetR/AcrR family transcriptional regulator, producing MPRVSQDHLDARRRQILDGSRVCFARYGYEGATVRRLEEATGLSRGAIFHHFRDKESLFLALAEDDAVRMADVVAEQGLVQVMRDLLSNRSEHPADWLGTRLEVSRRLRTDPEFRARWAERSQQLTAATRRRLLRQRDAGILRDDVDVDVLTAYLELVLEGLVSHLAMGQPGDDLGPVLDLVEESVRRHRARAVGGTR
- a CDS encoding DUF3558 domain-containing protein, with translation MPNVLRNRAAVAALVFVSVAAAGCTGETPGTATPTPGTSSASSAGPEDPNVPKVAIPLDASAYVGDVCKLLSPAAAAELGFSAPGESKSEGSNPGCSWQIRGKADSLLIILGSGNREKGMGGLAGLHKAKKAGQLRFLEPGPEVDGYPTVYYGIQDRRASGNCDLAVGVADDLSISTLAKGYDNEQDSCGKAQKLASAVIKTLKGA